Part of the Balneolaceae bacterium genome is shown below.
AATCTTTTTTCTGATTTAATAAGACTACGAATAAAGTAAACAAAAAAGAATGAGATTGGGATTGAAATTTCAGCAACCTTGAAAAAAAACTTCCGTAATGATGGTTATCAATATTGATAATTGAGTTTTGAATCAAAAAAAGGATGTACAGATGAAAGGAAAAAAACTATGGATAACTCTTCTCTTTCTGATGGTATTGGGCAGCGGTGCCTTCTACTTTTTGCAGGGTGATTCATCATCGAAAGAGGGAGAGCAGGAGCCATTTGTAGTCGCCGAGATCGGAACAGTTGTGGAGAAAGCATTGGCGGTGGGTACAATTGAGCCGGAAAATGAAATCGAAATTAAATCAAAAATATCGGGGGTAGTTAATAGAATTTTTGCTGAACCGGGAGACTATGTTACACAAGGACAACCACTGATTGAAGTAAAGCCGGACCCAACACCGCTTGAACTTGCCGAAGCAAAACGGAACCTGGAACGAACGCAGATTGAGAAGAAAAGCCTCGAGAGCGAAATGCAGCGTATGCAGAAACTGATGGATCAACAACTCGTTTCTGCCCAGGAATATGAACAACTGGAGCAACAATATGAGGATGTAAAAATTCGTCTTCAAATCAGCCAGGAACGTCTCGACCTTCTTGAATCGGGTAAAATTTCCATTGGTGATACAGTTATTGAATCGGTGATTCGCGCTCCGGTTGACGGTTACATACTGGAAAAAATGGTAGATATCGGTGAGCCGGTTGTTCCGCTAACATCCTACCAGGCCGGTACAGCACTCATGAGTCTTGCGGGAATGGACAAATTGCTCTTTAAAGGAACCGTTGATGAAATTGACGTCGGTAAGATGCAGGAAGGCATGACCGCCGAAATTAAAATTGGTGCATTGCCGGATGCAGTTGTGTATGGAGAAGTATCCCGGATTTCACTGAAAGCTACACAGGAAGATAATGCCACCGTCTTTCCGGTTGAAATTACAATAACCAATACAAATGGTGTAACGCTACGTGCCGGGTATTCTGCCAATGCTGATATCATTATCGAACAGGTGGAAAATGTGATTACGATTCCTGAGCGAGTTATTACTATGAAAGACGGGAAGAACATCATTGAGATTCCCGGCGATGAACCCGGCAGCCGCGTTGAGAAAGAGATTGAACTCGGCCTGAGTGATGCCATCACCGTTGCTGTAACCGGGGGACTTTCCGAAGGCGATAAGGTTTTTGAACGGCCTGTCCGAACTCTGACTGTTAGATAATGAGAATCCCCCTTTGAAGGGGAAAGTGAAGTGAGCGTTTAGCGAATGAACTCGGGGGATGTCCCACTACGCAAAGCGAACACCCCTCTGAGTTTTTCAAGAACTTTTTGAAAAACTCTGTCTCCCCTGAAAGGGAGATTTATTGTAAATCAAATTTGAATGCTGAGTTTTAATCATCCATGTCCATCCTAAGTCTATTTACAGACCTTTTTCGAAATCTGAACCAACAGCGGCTGCGGAGTTTTCTCACCATTTTTGGGATTATGTGGGGAACGGCTACACTGATTCTGCTCCTGGCCTTTGGCGTTGGGTTCCGTGATCAAACGGTATTGAATATGCGCGGGATGGGAGATCAGCTTGCCATTATGTTTCCGGGGCAGACCACGAAAGCATTTGAAGGATATGGAGTAGGCCGCCCCATTCGATTTCGTGAAGCCGACGCCTGGATGCTAAAACAGCAAATTCCGGCGATGGATGTTGTGCTGCCCGAGTACATGCAGAATCTGCAAATATCGTATGGAGAGAAACGTCGGAATTCATCCGTGGGTGGCGTATTTCCGGAGTATCAAGATGTTCGGAATATGTACGAGCAGCAAGGCGGTCGTTGGCTGAATGAGGATGATATTGAAGATCAACGACGTGTAATTTTCCTGGGAAACCGCCTGGCTCAAAACCTGTTTGAAAATGAAGATCCCATCGGAAAGAAAGTGTTGATGCAGGATACTCCGTTTACTGTAATTGGGGTACTTGCCGAGAAGATTCAAAACTCATCGTATTCTCAGCAAGACCAGGATCGGGCGTTTATTCCGGCCACCACGTTTTCAACCATGATGGGAACCGATATCGTCAATAACATCATTTATACTCCGCAAGACCCGGAATTAGCTGAAGATATTCGAACGCAAGTATATGAAGTGATGGGCCGAAAACATCGGTTTGATCCATCGGATACAGATGCCATCGGACTTTGGGATACCAATGAGTTTTGGTCATTCATCGATATCATGTTTTTGGGAATTAATGGTTTCCTTGGGTTGATTGGATTTTTTACGCTTGCCGTAGGAGGGATTGGAGTCGCTAATATCATGTTTGTGGTAGTGCAGGAGCGAATGAAGGAGATCGGTATTCGGCGTTCAGTTGGTGCCCGGCGCCATCATATTATGGGTCAGTTTTTCCTGGAAACGTTTTTGATTATAGGATTGGGAGCCGGGGCGGGCTATGTTATCGGATGGCTTTTGGTTCAGGCCACGCAAAATATTCCGATTAAGGAATTTGTAGGTGCTCCTTACTTCTCGCCGGAGGTTGGGTTGATTGCATTTGCCGTTTTAGGATTTGTAGGATTTGCAGCCGGAATGCTTCCGGCATGGCGGGCATCGCGGCTGGATATTGTAGAATGTTTGAGGAGGTAAAAAGAGATCTCCCCTTGAGGGGAGTGCCGAAGTGAAACGAAGGCGAGGGGTGTCGGTTGAACGAGTTTTTAAGCGAGATTCTCAATTCCTGACACCCATCTGCTTTATCAGGAAAAGCCTGATAAACCTGTCTTCCCTCAATGGAAGATTTGAAAACCAGATATATTTG
Proteins encoded:
- a CDS encoding efflux RND transporter periplasmic adaptor subunit: MKGKKLWITLLFLMVLGSGAFYFLQGDSSSKEGEQEPFVVAEIGTVVEKALAVGTIEPENEIEIKSKISGVVNRIFAEPGDYVTQGQPLIEVKPDPTPLELAEAKRNLERTQIEKKSLESEMQRMQKLMDQQLVSAQEYEQLEQQYEDVKIRLQISQERLDLLESGKISIGDTVIESVIRAPVDGYILEKMVDIGEPVVPLTSYQAGTALMSLAGMDKLLFKGTVDEIDVGKMQEGMTAEIKIGALPDAVVYGEVSRISLKATQEDNATVFPVEITITNTNGVTLRAGYSANADIIIEQVENVITIPERVITMKDGKNIIEIPGDEPGSRVEKEIELGLSDAITVAVTGGLSEGDKVFERPVRTLTVR
- a CDS encoding ABC transporter permease; this encodes MSILSLFTDLFRNLNQQRLRSFLTIFGIMWGTATLILLLAFGVGFRDQTVLNMRGMGDQLAIMFPGQTTKAFEGYGVGRPIRFREADAWMLKQQIPAMDVVLPEYMQNLQISYGEKRRNSSVGGVFPEYQDVRNMYEQQGGRWLNEDDIEDQRRVIFLGNRLAQNLFENEDPIGKKVLMQDTPFTVIGVLAEKIQNSSYSQQDQDRAFIPATTFSTMMGTDIVNNIIYTPQDPELAEDIRTQVYEVMGRKHRFDPSDTDAIGLWDTNEFWSFIDIMFLGINGFLGLIGFFTLAVGGIGVANIMFVVVQERMKEIGIRRSVGARRHHIMGQFFLETFLIIGLGAGAGYVIGWLLVQATQNIPIKEFVGAPYFSPEVGLIAFAVLGFVGFAAGMLPAWRASRLDIVECLRR